TCCCGTAGGGCGGGGAAAGTCCATGGTCATGGATTTGTTCTTTGCCAACTTGCCCGATGGGATCAAAAAGCGCCGGGTCCATTTCCATGACTTTATGATTGGCGTGCATGATTTTATGCATAACCGCCGTCTGGCCGCATCGGGCAAGGCGGATAATGATGTGCGCGATTCCGCTCTTCTGGCCTTTGCCGATGATCTGGCCAAAAACGTCCGGGTTTTGTGCTTTGACGAATTTCATGTCAGCAACGTGGCTGACGCGATGATTTTAGGGCGGTTGTTTACCGCCCTGTTTGACCAAGGTGTGGCTGTGGTTATGACCAGCAACCGTGCTCCGGATGACCTGTATAAAGGGGGGCTGCAACGTGACCGCTTCCTGCCCTTTATCGAATTGCTGCAGAATCGGATGGAGGTTTTGTCCCTGTCCGGTCCTGTGGATTACCGGCTTCAATATCTGGAATCGAGCGGGGTGTATTTTTCACCGCTGGGGTCCGCCGCCCATGAATGGGCCGACCAGATTTTCGCCCACCTGACTGATGGTGTCGACGCCCATGCGGATACGCTGGAGGTTCGGGGGCGGATCGTGCCCGTCATGCAAACGGCCCGCGGTGTCGCCCGGTTCACCTTTGCCGAATTGTGCGAACGTCCGTTAGGGGCCGAAGACTACATCACCATCGCCCGGACCTATCACACCATCCTGCTGGAGGGGGTGGCGAAACTGGGGTATGATCGTCGGAACGAAGCGGTGCGTCTGATGACTCTGGTGGATGCGCTGTACGATGCCGGCACGCGGTTGATCGTCACGGCGGATGCGCCGGTCGATCGTCTCTATCACGGGCATGATCATGCGTTCGAGTTCCAACGCACGGTCAGCCGACTGACCGAGATGCAGAGCACCGACTGGTTTGCCCGAACCGCCCGATCGGTCAGTGAATGGCACCAAAACGATACGGCGCGGACTGGGGCAGGGGCCTGAAATTTTCGTTTTTGCCAAATACGGCCCGTGTCGTATCTTTACTATTGCATGCCTGTGTGTGGTTTATAAAATTTAAGTAATTCAATGCATTGCGTTGTGTTGTCAAATTGCTTTTATATCCGTGCCGGATATCCTTTGGGGCTTTAAATCTTTGTGAAAGTCTTTCCTGTACATTGGTGTTACATGTTTGCATTCATTCGTAAGCTTTTGTTAAAGAACGCAAAAAGCGCTGTTCTGCCGGGTCAGGCCCCGCGGAATGATGCGCGTTACGAAATTGAAAAGCAAAAAGCGCGGTCCGGGTCGCTGGATGAACGTATGGCGATTGCGCGGAACCCGGAAACGCATCCCGAAATTCTTTATTATCTGGCCCAGACCGATCCATCGGATGATGTGCGTCATGCCGTTGCCGAAAACCATGCGACGCCTTTGCAGGCCAGTTTACTGATCGCACGGGACTCCAGCGCGGATGTACGATTGGCTCTGGCCGAACGTCTGGTTCGTCTTCTGCCCAACCTGACTCAGGAGGAGCAGGCCGCACTCTACGCACACGCGGTGCAGACTTTGGGCCTGCTCGCGCTCGACGAAGTTCTGAAAATTCGTAAAGCGTTGTCCGCGACGCTGAAGGACAAGGCCTATGCGCCGCCCTCCGTCGTATCGACTCTGGCGCGGGACGTGGAGCGGACCGTGGCGGAACCGATCCTGCGGTTTTGCGCCGCCGTGCCGGACGATGTTTTGATTGATATTCTGAAAATGCATCCGGAAGGCTGGGCTTCTGAAGCGATCGCCGGACGTGACAGTGTCAGCGGCGATGTGTCCGTTGCCGTGATCGAACACGGTAGTGCCGCCGCCGGAAAAACCCTGATTGAAAACAAAGGGGCCGACATTGGCCCGACCCTGTTGCAGAAGATTATCGACCGGGCCCGGGATTTGCCGGAATGGCAACGTTCCCTGGCCGACCATCGCACATTGCCGCCCGAGATGGCGGAGAAACTGGCCGAGTTTGCCAATGAGTCCGTTCGCCTGATTTTGGTGCGCAGTGGCAAGTTTGACCGCCGCACGACCGAGGAGGTTGCCACAGCTTTCAAACGCCGTTTGGGTTATGCCGCGAACCAGTCGGATGACAAGATTGTCGATGCAATCCCCGATGAGCTGCAAAGAAGCAGTTCACCGGATGGAAAGCCGGTAAAATCCGAGGAAGAACAATATGCCTATGCCTCCCGCATGGCGCGCGAAGGGCGTCTGGACGAAGAGATGTTGTCCGACGCGCTGGCGATGCAGGATTATGATTTTATCTATGCCGCGATCAGCATTATGGGTCGGGTGACGCTGGCCGATGTTCGTCGTGTTTTTGCCCTGCGCGCGCCTAAACCCATCGTCGCCCTGTCGTGGAAGGCGGGGCTGAGTATGCGTATGGCCCTGCGTCTGCAACAGGATCTTGGCCGCGTTCCGCCGCGGCAATTGCTGTACCCCAAGGGCGGTACGGATTATCCGATGGATGAAGACGAGCTGCGTTGGCAGCTGGAATTTCTTGGGCTGGAGGCGGCCTGACCTTATTCAATATTCTGTAAAACATGACGCGGGGCGCAGGGGGTTCTTGCGCCCTTGCCCTTGTTTGTCGTGCGCGAAGGGGCTATGTCTGTGATCAGGTTTTTCTTACCAAACAGAACGACAAAGGGAGTCTTTAAGATCATGGCACGGAACAAAATCGCCCTGGTGGGTGCGGGACAAATCGGCGGTACGCTGGCCTTGCTGGCGGGCATGAAAGAACTGGGCGATATCGCCATCGTCGACATCGCCGAAGGTGTGCCGCAGGGCAAGGCGCTGGACATTGCCGAAGCCGCCCCGGTCGAAGGGTTCGATGCGAAATATTCCGGCTCCAACGATTACGAAGTGATCAAGGATGCCGATGTCGTCATCGTCACCGCCGGGGTACCGCGTAAACCGGGGATGAGCCGTGATGACCTGATCGGGATCAACACCGGCGTGATCAACACCGTTGGTGCCAACATTAAAAAATACGCACCGAACGCATTCGTGATCGTCATCACCAACCCGCTGGACGTGATGGTTGAAGTGATGCAGCGCGCAAGCGGCCTGCCGGCGAACAAAGTCGTTGGCATGGCTGGCGTTCTGGACTCCGCACGCTTCCGTCACTTCCTGGCCGAAGAATTCAAAGTGTCGGTTGAGGATGTCAACGCCTTCGTTCTGGGCGGCCACGGCGACACGATGGTGCCGCTGGTGCGGTATTCCAGTGTGGCCGGCATTCCGCTGCCTGATCTGGTGAAAATGGGTTGGACCACGCAAGAGAAACTGGACGCGATCGTTCAGCGCACGCGCGACGGCGGTGCCGAAATCGTCAACCTGCTGAAAACCGGTTCCGCGTTCTATGCTCCGGCATCCAGCGCGATTGCGATGGCGGAAAGCTATCTGAAGGACAAACGTCGCGTTCTGCCGTGTGCCGCCCGTCTGGATGGTCAGTATGGCGTGAAGGGGCTGTATATCGGCGTACCGGTTGTGATTGGTAAAAACGGTGTTGAAAAGATCGTAGAGATCGAGCTGAACGCCGAAGAGCAGTCGATGTTCGATCATTCCGTCAGTGCGGTGAAGAGCCTGGTTGCGGCGATGGAAAAAGCGGCCTAAGGGCCGTGGGGAAAAGCGGCTGAAAGGCTGATTTTTTCAGGATTTTGCGGGGAAGGGGGCTGTGTCAGCCCCCTTTTTCTTGCCAAAGCCGGTAAAATTCGGCACTGTTTAGACATAATAATAAAAATGTAGGATTTGGGGCCGTGGGACACGTCAATTATCACAAAACCACAGAGCATGCATCGGGCCACCCCGATCTGGTCAAACGCAAATTCAATTGCGCTGGGCGTCTGTCGCATGACGTTTACGCCACCGGGTTTGAACGGGTGCGCGCGCGTGCCAGCATGATGCCCGAACAGGCCGCTACCGCCATGGGAATAAAGGCCGAAGATTATGTGGCCCTGGAACAGGGGAAAGTCCGCCCCAGCCGTAAGACGATCGAAGATTTTTGCGCGGCCTTGCGTTGCCATCCGTTGGATTTACAGGATGAAAAAGCCCATTCGCCCCTGCCACGTGTGATGATTGAAACCCTGCACGATCTGGCCGCCAACAATCAGGCCAGCCGTACCGATCGTCGCCGTGCTGTTGATCGGTTACGCATGGAGCATGAATGCGCCGCATGGATGATGCAAACCCACGGCGATACAGGATTGGATGTATTAAAAACGGCAGAGGGCGCGGTGTGTATACGCCCCATTCTCGGATCGGTTGATGGGGATATGCGTCGTTGGCTGCGGGCGGACGATCCGCGCGGCTTGATGGATGCGGCCCTGGATCATTATGTTTTTGCACTGGATGATATGGTGGATGAACAATATGCGTTGATCAATCATTGCAAATCCGTATGCAACGAAAATTATGATGATCTGCTGTCCTTTGGCTTGACGCTGTATGGGTCGAATAATTTTTTGACGGCGTTAAACCGCATGTGGGCCACAAGCCATGAACATGGATTTGACCATGTTCGCCGCGTGATCAATGATGTGCCGGACATGTTCGGGCCGATGCATGAACGGTTGTTCAAAACCGGTGCGGTAACGGTTGATGGTGTGCGGATGAATATGCGCAAGGCCATAAACCGGATGCTGGATCATGCAGAAACGCATATCAAAATGTGTGACGCGGTGAATGGAAAAACCGGTATTTTTGACCGTATTCAATCCCTGAAAAATCAGAAAGACGACATTCTGGCATGGCGTGGATTGTTAAAAACGCAAACGCTTCTGGCGTGGTGTGAAAACCATCGTCGGATTGATCTGTCCCGGCTGGATGAAGTGGACCGCGCGCTGGGCCGGGCCAGGCCAGCCGCACCGGTGTCGCAGCCGTAATCAAGACAATTGTAATCTGTTTTATGCTCCCGGCATCGGTGGGGCGATGGGGGCTTGGCGGAATTGCTGTTCCATTGTTGCGTCGACCGTCGTGCCGGCGCGTTGATAATCACCCAACGCCGCGATGGAAAACGCGGTACGCAGTGCGGGCATGCTGGCCTGTAATTCTCCCTCTGGTGCGTATGTGGCGGCAGCACTTTTTCCAGGCCTGCAGGCTTGTTCCTGAACATCTTCGACGATCGACAGCATTTTCTGGCCTGTCGGATCTTCCAGCTTCTTTTCAATCGCCTTTTCATAGGATGAAATTTGTTTATCGGCGGAGGCCTTTCCGGCCAGGCCTTTGTTCGCGTCCACTTCCCATCCGGATGCGGCTTTGCCGTCCTGTAATTTCTGCGCATTCCCCGGGCCGATATTGTAACCAGCATAAACGATGGGGAAGCTGTCCGGTTCGGCGGGGTCGACATCCAGTTTTTGTGCAATGTCCTTGCTGTAAAAGGCGGCGGTATATGTTGTGGCTTCCGGTGCTTCGCGCAGTGAATCGATCAGGTTTCCGTTCTTTTTGACGAAAGACCGAATCTCATCCCCATCCATATCCTTGGCTTTTTCATGGATTTTTTCAATTTTATCCGCTTGCTTTTTGAGGCCTTGCGCATCGAGCCGTTCGGCAATTTCACCACCGTTTTTGGCCAATGTTTCAACGACGGCGACGCGGCTGACCTGAAAATCACCTTTCACACCTGTGGGGCTGGTCATTGTGTCGTGTGTGCTGAATTCACTTTCGCGGCCCCACATGCCGACCAGCAATTCCGGCGCAACGCCTGTGGCTGCGGCGGCGTCAGGCAGCACGCTCATAACGCGGGCCTGGCGGTCGGTTAAATCATCGGGAAGGGATTGGGGTGTTATGACTCCGCCATCCTGGACCACGGCGCGTGCAGGGGTGAAATCAATTGGTTTCGCTTGTGTATTGGCTTCGGTGTTTTTGTCTTTGTCTGTTGCCATGGGCTTATACTCTGATTGACGCGGCGGTTGCTCTCCCCCTTGTTGGATTCTTTTTTTCGATCTGCGAACAATTCTAAACTGTAGATGTTAAAAAATAAAAAAGCCCGCCGGGAAAGACGGGCTTTTTAAACTGTTTTCTGGACCGTTATTGGATGGCCAGTGCCGGAATGACCGGGGCGGGGCGCTGCGGATCGGGTGTTTGATCCTGTGCCGCATCGATTCCTTGTGCCGGTTTGGCAAAGGCCAAACTGACGGGTTGCGCAGACACCTTCACGGCACCATCCGGATCGTATTTGTTGGCAGCACTGCCCGTTTCGCGGGTCAGGGCATTGGCCACTTGCTGTTCACGCTCGGCACGTAAAACGGCCACAACGGCCTGCGGCGGCACGTGCGCTTTGTTCAACCCATCGCCATGGTAATAGCTTTTCCCGGCCATATCTTTTGGCAGGGAGGCCCATTCCATGGACATGTTGCGCATGAATTGGCTTTCACTCATGTCGCCGTTCAGGAATTTGCTCAGGCCGCGGCGCTCCATCAGAACACCGGCCATTTTATCCTGCATATCCTGATCGAATTTTTCGTTCCCGCTCAGGCCCATTTCATTTTTCAAGCCGCGCAGGGTCTTCTCGATAATCTGGTAGCGGCCCGCGGCGGAGTTGCCCGGGTCGTTGTTTTGCCAGGCCAGAACTTCGTTAATCGTCATGCCGGTGAAGTTCACATGGCGGTTGCCAAAGGCCGTGTTGTAAGATTGGCCAGTCTCGTGATTTTTTTGGCTGTGTTCACCCGTGGAAATCAGGTCCAGCAGGTTCTGCGGCGGGTTGAGAACAACGGCGCGTGCTTTGCTGAAGTCTGTCTTGCTAAAATCTGTGCGGCTTTCCCATTCGCCGTCATGCGCTTTTACATCATTGCGCCAGCCGCGATACTGGGTGTCATCCATGCCCATGATACCGGCGAACAATTTGTTCAGGCCGGTTTGGCTGCCGTTTTCAGGATCCAGGAATGACATGAAGTACATCAGGATCTGGGCCAGAACCTGTTGCAGGAAGCCGAGCTGGCCATAGGCCATGGCGGGGGCAACTTGCTGGGGACCCTGCGTCAGCTTGCGCGGATCAACCCCGTTTTGTACGGGGGCGGGTTGGGCTGTGTTTTGTGTTGTATCTACCACCATAGTCCTACACCCTTGTTTTTATTCTATTTATTGGGGCCTCTGTCAGGCTCTTCCTGTCTGTGATTGCCCCCATAATATCGAAAAAGCCCCTGTTTTGTCAAACTTTTCCGGCTTTATAATCAGGCCATCCCCATGCTCATCGTTTGGCCGTTCAGGCCCGCGCGGCGGGTCTGTTCGGTCATGTCCATATCAGCGCCCGGCACTTGCGGTGTGGCCGCAGTCGGTTGATTCGGGCTGGCTGCGGCGGCAAAGGCGCTGTTCATGTCCATGCCCGGATCAATGTCGGATTTTGCGGCCGATGTGCCCACGCGACTGGTTGCGGCATCATTGCCGGTCGATGCGACCATTTCGCGCTCCGGGGCCATGCCATAACGTTCGTCAATCAGGCGTTTTGTATTGTCCATCGATGTGGAGACATAGGTGCGCAATGATTCCGGCGTTTTATCCAAAATTTGCGTGCGGTCGATTTGCTGGCTTAAAATTTGTTCGCGCGTATCCGTGTTTTCTAACCAGGCCTGATAATCATTCATCTGGTTGATTTGGGCATCGGCGCTGTTGTTGGCATTCTCCAGTTTTTGCTGGGATTCGGCCAGATTTTTTTCTGCTGTTTCCAGTTCTTGAATAGCTTCCAATTGCTCTTGCTGCGCGGCGGTCAGGTTCCCCTGCTTTTCCATCAATTCGGCTTTGGCCTGGGCCAGGTCACCCTTTGCAATGCCCAGCTCTTCAACTTTTTTCAGCTTCGCCTGAGCAAGGGCTTCCCCTGCGCTAACAACGTTTTGCAATTCTGTTTGGTTTTCCGCGAGGTCGGCTTTCAAATTGCCGATTTCCTGGCGAATGCCCACCATGCCTTCTTCGTAGTATCCGCGCAGTTCTTCAAGGCTGACACGACGTTCGCTCAGCTGCGCGTTTTCGGCTGTTTTTTCGTTTACTGTGTTTTGCGCCTGTTCGGCCTGCGTTTTTGCATCATCAATTTCGACGGTTTTGTTGATAAACTTGTCAAGGTTATCGCCGCTTTGTTGTTTCAAGTTGCTGTAGCGTTCGAAAGAGGACAGGGCATTTGCGTTGTCGAGATCGTCTTTGGAGATGTCCTTCACATCGCCATTTTGGTTGACGATCTGGCCCTGTTCATTGACGAACAGTTTGTCGCCATTTTCCGGGTCGCGCGGTGCGTTGGCTTCCATCGCGTTCAGGCGGCGGAAAACCTCGGAGTTATCGGTTGCCACGGCCATCTGCTCTTCTTTGGCCGTGTTCAACTTGTCGAGATTTTCTTCCAGAATTTGCTGGTTGGTTTCAACCATGGCCTCGTTCGCGGCCATTTGCCCGTCCAACACGGTCATTTGGGCGTCGATCTGGTTGATTTCCTGCTGGGTATTGGCTTCTTGCTCTTCCAGAACGTCAATCTGATTGTTGAGCTGTTCGCCCTCGGCTTCCAAAACGGCACGCTGTTCTGCGTTTTCTGCGATCTTTTGATCCAGAACAACGACGTCTTCGTTCAAACGCTCGACGCGCTGTTCGGCGGCCTGAACATTTTGTTCGGCTTCTTCCACTTCGCGTTCTGCCTGCGCGACACGTTCGTTGGCTTCGTTCAGGCGTTTTTGGGCTTGTTCGACGGCCAATTGGTTCTGGCGGACGTTTTCTTCCAGCTGGCGGATATATTGGCTGTAACGAATGGCCTGGGCTGTGCGTTCTTTTTCTTTCTGCTCGGCCTGGGTCTGGCCACCGCGCACGCTGCTATTCACCGGTCCGGTCGTGCCCATGCGTTCGGCCAGGGTTTCCATCGCGTTTAATTCACGTAATCCCTTGTGACCGTGTTGTGATTCATAAACGGCATCCATCACGTTTTCGGCGGCGATGGTGCGCGCATTCGGTGTTTTCACCTGTGCTTCAAAAATCGGGCTCAGGGCTTCAATCTGAATGGCCTGTTGATCCGGGCCGCTGGCTTCGGAAGCCGCGTTATTATTCTGGTTTGTTCCTTGTGAGGATGCTGACGGTGCGCTGTCTTTTGTCGCGGCGGCCTGGGGCGCGGAATTGTCAATCGCTGCGATATTGGTCGCGCTGTTGATTTCATTCGGGATCGTTTGGGATTGTGCGGCCGCATCGTTACCCAATTCCATCGCGCGTCGCGCCGATTGCAGCGGGGCGGTATCGAACAACGCGCGATCAGCCTCGGCCCCCTTCATGCCGATGGTTGTGGTCGATTCATTGAAGATGCGGCGATAGGTGCCGCGTTCGACATCATATACAGCGTTGGTTTGGTTCGGTGTTTGGCCTGATTCTGCCACTTCATATCCCCCGGGGTGTACTCACACGCCCCCATCATGCACAAAAACGAATAATATTATGTTAAAAGATCAAGTTTTATTAAAATTTTATCTATTCAAACA
The window above is part of the Micavibrio aeruginosavorus ARL-13 genome. Proteins encoded here:
- the zapE gene encoding cell division protein ZapE, with product MTHAPVDLLARYKTRVADGGLQADPYQERAIESLQMLLDDVLAQPGSRGWFGIKRKTAPIRGLYLYGPVGRGKSMVMDLFFANLPDGIKKRRVHFHDFMIGVHDFMHNRRLAASGKADNDVRDSALLAFADDLAKNVRVLCFDEFHVSNVADAMILGRLFTALFDQGVAVVMTSNRAPDDLYKGGLQRDRFLPFIELLQNRMEVLSLSGPVDYRLQYLESSGVYFSPLGSAAHEWADQIFAHLTDGVDAHADTLEVRGRIVPVMQTARGVARFTFAELCERPLGAEDYITIARTYHTILLEGVAKLGYDRRNEAVRLMTLVDALYDAGTRLIVTADAPVDRLYHGHDHAFEFQRTVSRLTEMQSTDWFARTARSVSEWHQNDTARTGAGA
- a CDS encoding DUF2336 domain-containing protein, which codes for MFAFIRKLLLKNAKSAVLPGQAPRNDARYEIEKQKARSGSLDERMAIARNPETHPEILYYLAQTDPSDDVRHAVAENHATPLQASLLIARDSSADVRLALAERLVRLLPNLTQEEQAALYAHAVQTLGLLALDEVLKIRKALSATLKDKAYAPPSVVSTLARDVERTVAEPILRFCAAVPDDVLIDILKMHPEGWASEAIAGRDSVSGDVSVAVIEHGSAAAGKTLIENKGADIGPTLLQKIIDRARDLPEWQRSLADHRTLPPEMAEKLAEFANESVRLILVRSGKFDRRTTEEVATAFKRRLGYAANQSDDKIVDAIPDELQRSSSPDGKPVKSEEEQYAYASRMAREGRLDEEMLSDALAMQDYDFIYAAISIMGRVTLADVRRVFALRAPKPIVALSWKAGLSMRMALRLQQDLGRVPPRQLLYPKGGTDYPMDEDELRWQLEFLGLEAA
- the mdh gene encoding malate dehydrogenase, with protein sequence MARNKIALVGAGQIGGTLALLAGMKELGDIAIVDIAEGVPQGKALDIAEAAPVEGFDAKYSGSNDYEVIKDADVVIVTAGVPRKPGMSRDDLIGINTGVINTVGANIKKYAPNAFVIVITNPLDVMVEVMQRASGLPANKVVGMAGVLDSARFRHFLAEEFKVSVEDVNAFVLGGHGDTMVPLVRYSSVAGIPLPDLVKMGWTTQEKLDAIVQRTRDGGAEIVNLLKTGSAFYAPASSAIAMAESYLKDKRRVLPCAARLDGQYGVKGLYIGVPVVIGKNGVEKIVEIELNAEEQSMFDHSVSAVKSLVAAMEKAA
- a CDS encoding helix-turn-helix domain-containing protein is translated as MGHVNYHKTTEHASGHPDLVKRKFNCAGRLSHDVYATGFERVRARASMMPEQAATAMGIKAEDYVALEQGKVRPSRKTIEDFCAALRCHPLDLQDEKAHSPLPRVMIETLHDLAANNQASRTDRRRAVDRLRMEHECAAWMMQTHGDTGLDVLKTAEGAVCIRPILGSVDGDMRRWLRADDPRGLMDAALDHYVFALDDMVDEQYALINHCKSVCNENYDDLLSFGLTLYGSNNFLTALNRMWATSHEHGFDHVRRVINDVPDMFGPMHERLFKTGAVTVDGVRMNMRKAINRMLDHAETHIKMCDAVNGKTGIFDRIQSLKNQKDDILAWRGLLKTQTLLAWCENHRRIDLSRLDEVDRALGRARPAAPVSQP
- a CDS encoding lysozyme family protein codes for the protein MVVDTTQNTAQPAPVQNGVDPRKLTQGPQQVAPAMAYGQLGFLQQVLAQILMYFMSFLDPENGSQTGLNKLFAGIMGMDDTQYRGWRNDVKAHDGEWESRTDFSKTDFSKARAVVLNPPQNLLDLISTGEHSQKNHETGQSYNTAFGNRHVNFTGMTINEVLAWQNNDPGNSAAGRYQIIEKTLRGLKNEMGLSGNEKFDQDMQDKMAGVLMERRGLSKFLNGDMSESQFMRNMSMEWASLPKDMAGKSYYHGDGLNKAHVPPQAVVAVLRAEREQQVANALTRETGSAANKYDPDGAVKVSAQPVSLAFAKPAQGIDAAQDQTPDPQRPAPVIPALAIQ
- a CDS encoding coiled-coil domain-containing protein; amino-acid sequence: MAESGQTPNQTNAVYDVERGTYRRIFNESTTTIGMKGAEADRALFDTAPLQSARRAMELGNDAAAQSQTIPNEINSATNIAAIDNSAPQAAATKDSAPSASSQGTNQNNNAASEASGPDQQAIQIEALSPIFEAQVKTPNARTIAAENVMDAVYESQHGHKGLRELNAMETLAERMGTTGPVNSSVRGGQTQAEQKEKERTAQAIRYSQYIRQLEENVRQNQLAVEQAQKRLNEANERVAQAEREVEEAEQNVQAAEQRVERLNEDVVVLDQKIAENAEQRAVLEAEGEQLNNQIDVLEEQEANTQQEINQIDAQMTVLDGQMAANEAMVETNQQILEENLDKLNTAKEEQMAVATDNSEVFRRLNAMEANAPRDPENGDKLFVNEQGQIVNQNGDVKDISKDDLDNANALSSFERYSNLKQQSGDNLDKFINKTVEIDDAKTQAEQAQNTVNEKTAENAQLSERRVSLEELRGYYEEGMVGIRQEIGNLKADLAENQTELQNVVSAGEALAQAKLKKVEELGIAKGDLAQAKAELMEKQGNLTAAQQEQLEAIQELETAEKNLAESQQKLENANNSADAQINQMNDYQAWLENTDTREQILSQQIDRTQILDKTPESLRTYVSTSMDNTKRLIDERYGMAPEREMVASTGNDAATSRVGTSAAKSDIDPGMDMNSAFAAAASPNQPTAATPQVPGADMDMTEQTRRAGLNGQTMSMGMA